From a single Sus scrofa isolate TJ Tabasco breed Duroc chromosome 13, Sscrofa11.1, whole genome shotgun sequence genomic region:
- the CHDH gene encoding choline dehydrogenase, mitochondrial, which yields MRCVLQGWKLGRLGPWGALGPHGPRGIHTLASAGSCSGGEYSHVVVGAGSAGCVLANRLTEDPDERVLLLEAGPKDLYAGSKRLLWKIHMPAALVDNLCDDRYNWCYHTEPQPGLDSRVLYWPRGRVWGGSSSLNAMVYVRGHAEDYERWQREGAAGWDYAHCLPYFRKAQTHELGAGRYRGGDGPLHVSRGKSGHPLHHAFLEAAQQAGYPFTEDMNGFQQEGFGWMDMTIHKGKRWSTACAYLHPALSRPNLTAEAQTLVSRVLFEGTRAVGVEYIKNGQSHRAYASKEVILSGGVINSPQLLMLSGVGNADDLKKLGIPVVCHLPGVGQNLQDHLEVYIQQACTHPITLHSAQKPLRKVQIGLEWLWRFTGYGATAHLETGGFIRSQPGVPHPDIQFHFLPSQVIDHGRVPTQQEAYQVHVGPMRGTSVGWLKLRSANPHDHPVIQPNYLSTETDIDDFRHCVRLTREIFAQKALAPFRGKELQPGSHVQSDKEIDAFVRAKADSAYHPSCTCKMGQPSDPMAVVDPQTRVLGVENLRVVDASIMPSVVSGNLNAPTIMIAEKAADIIRGRPALWDEDVPVYKPRTLATQR from the exons ATGAGGTGCGTCCTACAAGGCTGGAAGCTAGGGCGCCTGGGCCCATGGGGTGCCTTGGGGCCACACGGGCCCCGGGGCATCCATACTCTGGCCAGTGCTGGCTCCTGCAGTGGAGGTGAGTACAGCCACGTGGTGGTGGGTGCAGGCTCCGCCGGCTGCGTGCTGGCTAACCGACTCACAGAGGATCCGGATGAGCGCGTGCTGCTGCTGGAGGCCGGGCCCAAGGACTTGTATGCAGGGAGCAAGCGGCTCCTATGGAAGATCCACATGCCCGCAGCCCTCGTGGACAACCTGTGCGATGACAGGTACAACTGGTGCTACCACACAGAGCCGCAGCCGGGCCTAGACAGCCGAGTGCTGTACTGGCCGCGGGGCCGGGTCTGGGGCGGCTCATCATCGCTCAACGCCATGGTTTATGTCCGCGGGCACGCAGAGGACTACGAGCGCTGGCAGCGGGAGGGTGCGGCCGGCTGGGACTATGCACACTGCCTGCCTTACTTCCGCAAGGCACAGACACATGAGTTGGGCGCTGGCAGGTACCGCGGTGGTGACGGGCCCCTGCATGTGTCCCGGGGCAAGAGCGGCCACCCATTGCACCACGCATTCTTGGAGGCGGCGCAGCAGGCTGGTTACCCCTTCACTGAAGACATGAATGGCTTCCAGCAGGAGGGCTTCGGCTGGATGGACATGACCATCCACAAAG GCAAGCGCTGGAGCACGGCTTGTGCATACCTGCACCCAGCACTGAGTCGCCCCAACCTCACAGCTGAGGCCCAGACGCTTGTGAGTAGGGTGCTATTTGAAGGCACCCGTGCAGTAGGTGTGGAGTATATCAAGAATGGCCAGAGCCACAGG GCTTATGCCAGCAAGGAGGTGATTCTGAGTGGAGGTGTCATCAACTCTCCACAGCTGCTCATGTTGTCTGGTGTGGGCAACGCAGATGACCTCAAGAAACTGGGCATCCCAGTGGTATGCCACCTTCCTG GAGTTGGCCAAAATCTGCAAGACCACCTGGAGGTATACATCCAGCAGGCGTGCACCCACCCCATCACCCTCCACTCAGCACAGAAGCCCTTGAGGAAGGTTCAGATTGGCCTGGAGTGGCTTTGGAGGTTCACAG GGTATGGAGCCACGGCCCATCTGGAAACAGGTGGGTTCATCCGGAGCCAGCCTGGGGTCCCCCACCCGGACATCCAGTTCCACTTCCTGCCATCCCAGGTGATCGACCATGGGCGGGTCCCCACGCAGCAGGAGGCTTACCAG GTGCATGTCGGGCCCATGCGGGGCACGAGCGTGGGCTGGCTCAAACTGAGAAGTGCCAACCCCCATGACCACCCTGTGATTCAACCCAACTACTTGTCAACAG AAACTGACATTGATGACTTCCGTCATTGTGTGAGGCTGACCAGAGAAATTTTTGCCCAGAAAGCCCTGGCACCATTCCGAGGGAAGGAGCTCCAGCCAGGAAGCCATGTCCAATCAGATAAGGAGATAGATGCCTTTGTGCGCGCGAAAGCAGACAGTGCCTACCACCCGTCGTGCACCTGCAAAATGGGCCAGCCCTCTGATCCCATGGCCGTGGTGGACCCACAGACCAGGGTGCTCGGGGTGGAAAACCTCAGGGTGGTTGATGCGTCCATCATGCCCAGTGTAGTCAGCGGCAACCTGAACGCCCCCACCATCATGATTGCAGAGAAGGCCGCCGACATCATCAGGGGCCGGCCAGCACTCTGGGATGAGGATGTCCCTGTCTACAAGCCGAGGACTCTGGCTACCCAGCGTTGA